ttcaaaattaaaatcacttggagctgatttgctggtgttgttacagtcttttatgtccaacaataaaataaaaaaataaaatgctcGGAAAagttggggggccaaataaaatcaccctTGGGCCAAATTAGGCCCgcaggccgccagttggggaaccctgtttTAGAGCCTATTTATCTGAAAAGGGGGTTCTGAAAGTATGTTGCAAAATGTCATTGCAATTCCATGGCAAGACAACTTCCAaatatctcttctcctctctctctttaaacAGGTGTATGAGCTCATGCAGTTGGAGGTGCTGAAGATGAGAGACAACCCCATAGAGGAGATACCCACCGGCATCCACAGACTCACCAGGCTCAAAACCTTTGTCATCTCCTTCTGCAAGATCACCTCCCTGCCGTCAGAGTAAGCCACAAGGGAGCGCTACAGGGTTGGGAACTTGTTATACACAGTGTTATAAACCTACCCTGCTGTTAGAAGTCTCTGTCGGTCTCCCAGATCTGAGTCCTGTGCTGTTGGTCCTACCTACAGGCTGTACCAGCTGCCCACCCTGCAGTTTCTAGATGTATCCTACAACCTTCTCTCATCCCTATCAAATGACATCAGAAAACTCAGGTACAGTCTAGAGTAGGCAGTAAGCCTGCAAAGACCATGATATGGAGCTTTTTCCAAGGTCTTATATTGTATGGGGGTAACtcacctaccaccaccacctttgTATAGTACCcaccttgtgttattatttaaaTGTAACAGAACACCTCTGTCTGCAGGACTCTGGAGTACCTGAATGTGGAGGGGAACCAGCTGCCTGGCCTGCCCTGTGGGGCCCTGCGCCTCTCCCTCACCCAGCTCAGGATCTCCAACAACTACATGCACCCCTACTTTTGGAAGGGCTGCAGCTGGAACTCTCCCCAGGATCTGCAACACTCAGCCACTATGaccctctctctcacagacacctGTCTGCGCTACGCCAGCTTTCCCCCTGAGGCACAGTTGGCCCTTAGCAGGTAGCCTATTTACACGACCCTGATCAGattcaactaaataaatacacagTATAAAGGATGAActacatgtttgttttttttaagGTAAAAGAGATAACTGTTTCATTGATAGTGTGTGTGGTTTTTTTTGTCCccagggtgggtgtgtgtgactgctgtagGGGTCCTATGTACGGACCTGGACTCAAGGTGATCCGGCCCTGCTACAATATCTTCGGACTACACAGGGTGCCCTTCATCTTCTATGCCTGCACCCCAGCATGCCACTGGAACTTCAAGAACCAGACCAAGAGTCTCTCCAGTCCTCTGTATGGAGAAGACACAACTCACAATAGTGAACGACTAACATGACTATGAAGGAACCAATACTGAGGCTACTGTATCTTGGCCTTAATAGCCAAAGACCTCTGAATATCTATCTCATCAGCTCTACTAATCTTGTGGCAAATTGTAACCTTACCATAATGTCTACTGATGTCACTGTCTTTAAATAGCCTTGAGTAGTTGTCTGCAAAACATGTAATTTGCACAGCAAGCGCATGTGAAAACTCCCATAATTATGGCACTTTTAATGTCTTTATATTTTCCATTGACCTCCAAttaaaataaagtatttctgaaTACTAGTTGTGTCGCTTTAAGTCTGACTTGTtatttaaacaaacaaaatatggACCAATCACAGACATGCACCTCAACAGATAGCTTGACAAATTATTTTTTGAATGACTGAAGGTGTGAGACGAGTTTTGTAACTCTTTTTTATTAGTAGTGTAATggcatttttaaaatatatttttttaccccgGTCCAGGTGGTGGCGGCAATACAACATTAGTTGTAGTACGCTATAAAACCTTAGAAGAAAAAGAGAAGAAgatgtatggttgagagggatgaggccaAAGTAATGGCAAATAAGTGgctgcacaactgattggcaaacactgcaaattgagaaataatctaactaaactgaataaaaagaagaaactatactatgaaacaaagataaatgacaaagaaTGATAGGAAAAAGTTTTGGAGCACCTTCAATtaaattttgggcaaaaaggcacactctgctccatcattcattgaatcagatggctcattcatcacaaaacccactggtattgccaactactttaatgattttttcattggcaagattagcaaacttaggcatgacatgccagaaaCAAACGCTGACTACCCATcaaagtatatctgaccaaattatgagaGACAagtattgtaattttgaattccgtaaagtgagtgtggaagaggtgaaaaaatgattgttgtctatcaacaatgacaagccaccggggtctgacaacttggatggaaaactaCTGCGGAtcatattgccactcctatttaccatatcttcaatttaagcctactagaaagtgtgagtcctcagacctggagggaagcaaaagtaattcctgtacctaagaatagtaaagccccctttactggctcaaatggCCAACCTGTTACCAACCCCTAGAAAACTTTaggaaaaaaattgtgtttgaccagatacaatgctattttatagtaagcaaattgacaacagactttcagcatgcttatagggaaggacattcaacaagcacaacacttacacaaatgactgatgattggctgagagaaattgataataaaaagattgtgggggctgtcttgttagacttcagggcagcttttgacattatcgatcatagtctgccgctggaaaaacgtatgtgctaTGGCATTACACCCCACTGCAATATtctggataaagagttacttgtctaacagaacacagagggtgttctttaatggaagcatatcctacataatccaggtagaatcaggaattccccagggcagctgtctaggccccttactttttaaaatctttactaacaacatgccactggctttgtgtaaagccagtgtgtctatgtatgaggatgactcaacactaaacacctcagctactacagcgactgaaatgactgcaacactcaacaaagagctgcagttagtttcagaatggatggcaaggaataagttagtcatACATTTCAAAAACAAAGCATTCACTAAACCTAAACTAAATCTTgtcatgaataatgtggaaattgagcacattgaggtgactaaactgcttggagtaacccttgATTGTAAATTGGcttggtcaaaacatgttgatacaacagtagctaagatagggaggtctgtccataataaagcacttatctgccttcttaacagcaagGCAGGTtttacaggccctagttttgtcgcacctggactactgttcaatcGTGTGGTCAGgtaccacaaagagggacttaggaaaattgcaattggctcagaacagggcagcaaggCTGGCCcttagatgtacacagagagctaacattaataatatgtgTGTAAATCTCTCCCggttcaaagtggaggagagattgacttcatcactacttgtatttgtgagaggtattgacatgttgaatgcactgagctgtctgtttgaactactgccacacagctcagacacccatgcataccccacaagacatgccaccagaggtctcttcacagtccccaagtccagaacagactatgggaagcgcacagtgctacatagagccacgactacatggaactctattccacatcaagtaactcatgcaagcagtaaaattagatttaataaAACAGATAACAatgcaccttatggaacagcgaggactgtgaagcaacacaaacataggcacagacacatgcatacaaacacacgataacatacgcactatacacacacgttcaCATGGGTTTTGTAGATAttttgtagatatgtggtaatagagtagtggcctgagggcacacacttaatgtgttgtgaaatctgttgtgaatgtattgtaatgtttttaaaattgtataactgtcttaattttgctggactccAGGAATCCATAACAAATACAAATAGCTAGTGAATTCACACTCCAGAACAGTATGCAGACACATCCCACACAGTAGGTGGAGGCATGCACCGCTAACTTAGAGTATGTTTGCAGACCGCCATAATACcatagaagaggagggggagcagACAGCTACAGGAAAAGGCGAACATCTTCGGTTATCACTAACGTTACTTACCACAGCGGCAAAGTCAAAATGGGCTATATCGTATAAATTCTTTAAAATTAACATTTTctttttggttttactagcagtgtggttaaggttggtGTTCGGTTTCAAATCACGTTTTAAGAAGATTAATTGTAGAAAACGTGTTGAAGTTTATGACGGTGGCTGTAACGACATATTTTTGAGAAAGCTTTACAACCACTTCCGGTGTCAaagtttgtgttgtgttgtcaagATGGTTGGCCATGATCATCATCATGACTATCTGTCTCTGTGCTTATGTGACTTAATCAGGTAATAATCAATGAATAAATTATGCTGCTTTGTTTCTGATACCTGTCTAACGTTACAGTTCTCGCAACAGAAACTGGATATGAATGAAGTGACCGTcatagctacctaacgttagttagtAGCCATATCTATGAAGAGAAGACATTTTACAATCGGAGTAATTTGTATAGACAAACCATTGTCAAAAACGAGTTTAATTCCTAGTTGGCTAGCTACTCagaaccagtcagccagccaccaTGGTGTTATAGTTAGTATTATAACCTTAATTATTTTTTGTCTTAAACAGATTACTGTGGTCCATGGTGCTGCCATGCGTGTATCTGAGCTTGGTGCTGGCGCTGCTCCTGTTTCTACTCGTCATGGGTGTCCGAATATGGCTGCAGAGGAGTCGGAAAGCCCGCCTGGCTCAGAACAGCTCCCCAACTGTGGCCTTCTTCCACCCCTACTGCAATGCAGGAGGGGGCGGGGAGCGGGTGCTCTGGTGTGCCCTCAGAGCGCTTCAGAATAGGTAGGTTTACACAGTCTGAGCCTATAGTTAGATTTTAATGCATTCGTGGAGTGCTCATGAGCTTAATAACCTATCTTCTTGATATGCTATGTCTCTTCTGTTTCTTCCCTCCCGTAGATACCCAAACGTTTCATTCGTTGTGTACACCGGTGACCAAGGGGTGACAGGGGAGCAGATCCTCGAGGGCGCCCAACAACGCTTCAACATCAGGCTGCCTCATCCAGTGACTTTCATATTCCTGAAGAACCGTCTCCTGGTGGAGGCTAGCTCCTACCCCCACTTCACCTTGCTTGGGCAGAGCATGGGCTCAATGTTCCTGGGCTGGGAGGCCCTCACTGCCTTCGTACCAGACCTCTATATGGACTCCATGGGCTATGCCTTCACTCTGCCCATCTTCCGCTACCTGGGAGGATGCAGGGTGGGCAGCTATGTGCACTACCCCACCGTCAGTACTGACATGCTgtctgtggtgagagagagaaacccaaGGTCAGAACTGTTTATTTTAATTGCATAAAGCATGTTGATATGGTTATTTATTGTGACACAGATAATGTATTCTTTAATAGTTTGGTTAATGTTTTTGTTATCAAACTTGTGATTTGCCTCTGCAGTATTTGTGATGATACACTCCCTCCTATAATCCCAACAGGTTCAACAATGCAGACTACATCTCTGCTAACCCACTTCTTAGTATGGCCAAGGTGATGTACTACTGTGCCTTCGCTCTGATCTACGGCCTAGCTGGCTCCTGCAGCGATGTCGTCATGGTCAACTCTACCTGGACACTGGGCCACATCCTGGCCCTGTGGCGCGCACCCAGCTGCACCGGTGTGGTCTACCCTCCCTGCGACGTCCGCTCCTTCCTCAACATCCCATTGGAGGATGAGGTGGAAGGGGAGGGGCTCGATGACAAGAAGTGCCATTCGATAGTGTCCGTGGGGCAGTTCCGACCAGAGAAAGACCACCGGCTGCAGATTAGGGCCTTCCGGAAGCTTCTGGACAGGAAAGGGGTAGGTCCAGGAGGGCGGGATTCTCTAAGGCTGGTGTTGATTGGTGGCTGCCGTAACCAGGAGGATGATGATAGAGTGCTGATGCTGAGGGGGTTGTGCCAGGAGCTGGGTGTGACAGAAAGGGTTGAGTTTAAACTTAACGTTCCCTTTGACGAGTTAAAGAGGGAGCTGGTGGACGCCACCATTGGTCTGCACACCATGTGGAATGAGCATTTTGGCATAGGTATGAATTTTTATCTATACCATCTTATTATCTTCTGTTTTTAATAGAAGTGTTGTACATTCCAAACTTATTCATCTGATCCCAGTTCCTACTCTCTGcatcatctctctcctgtctcaggtgTGGTAGAATGTATGGCTGCAGGCACAGTCATCCTGGCTCACAAGTCCGGCGGCCCCAAGCTGGACATTGTGGTTCCCTATGAGGGCGGGCAGACTGGCTTCCTGGCCGACAGCGAGGACAGCTACGCTACTGCCATGGAGACCATCCTGGCACTGTCGCCGTCGGCACGGCTGGAGATCCGGCGCAATGCTCGACGGTCTGTAGACCGTTTCTCCGACCAGGAGTTTGACACCAGCTTCCTGTCTTCCATGGAATCTCTGATGGGAAAGCTGGAGTGATGAGGGACAACCAATCACTACCCCCTCACAGACTGAAACTCTTCCTCTCTGATGCACTCACAGGCCTGATTGGCTGGGAAACTGATGGTCTATCAGAGCTTTGCTGGCTTTATTCATAGGAATAAGTAAGGATGCTTGTCTAACTTGCTCTGTCTTGCTAGAGTTCCAGTGAAGTGACTTGCTGGAAATTCTATTGATGTTTACACTCAAAAAGCACTTGGTCCTTATATCTAGTCCAATACGGCAGAGGGATCAAACATTGTGCTATTTTTTTTCTCACTGTGATTTTTTTCTTGCTCTGTATGGGACTATGGCTCAGAATTGTAGATATTATACAAACAATG
The Salvelinus fontinalis isolate EN_2023a chromosome 23, ASM2944872v1, whole genome shotgun sequence genome window above contains:
- the LOC129820907 gene encoding leucine-rich repeat-containing protein 63-like, with translation MEVILNSVTTKHFQGSRRTHSPFRHSGEVINPSELAILDCLTEGGKALTLKAHFIALLPDLTPLAQSLLYLNLSFNDFTIFPVEVYELMQLEVLKMRDNPIEEIPTGIHRLTRLKTFVISFCKITSLPSELYQLPTLQFLDVSYNLLSSLSNDIRKLRTLEYLNVEGNQLPGLPCGALRLSLTQLRISNNYMHPYFWKGCSWNSPQDLQHSATMTLSLTDTCLRYASFPPEAQLALSRVGVCDCCRGPMYGPGLKVIRPCYNIFGLHRVPFIFYACTPACHWNFKNQTKSLSSPLYGEDTTHNSERLT
- the LOC129820908 gene encoding GDP-Man:Man(3)GlcNAc(2)-PP-Dol alpha-1,2-mannosyltransferase-like, with translation MVGHDHHHDYLSLCLCDLIRLLWSMVLPCVYLSLVLALLLFLLVMGVRIWLQRSRKARLAQNSSPTVAFFHPYCNAGGGGERVLWCALRALQNRYPNVSFVVYTGDQGVTGEQILEGAQQRFNIRLPHPVTFIFLKNRLLVEASSYPHFTLLGQSMGSMFLGWEALTAFVPDLYMDSMGYAFTLPIFRYLGGCRVGSYVHYPTVSTDMLSVVRERNPRFNNADYISANPLLSMAKVMYYCAFALIYGLAGSCSDVVMVNSTWTLGHILALWRAPSCTGVVYPPCDVRSFLNIPLEDEVEGEGLDDKKCHSIVSVGQFRPEKDHRLQIRAFRKLLDRKGVGPGGRDSLRLVLIGGCRNQEDDDRVLMLRGLCQELGVTERVEFKLNVPFDELKRELVDATIGLHTMWNEHFGIGVVECMAAGTVILAHKSGGPKLDIVVPYEGGQTGFLADSEDSYATAMETILALSPSARLEIRRNARRSVDRFSDQEFDTSFLSSMESLMGKLE